The following proteins are encoded in a genomic region of Roseinatronobacter sp. S2:
- the rpsL gene encoding 30S ribosomal protein S12, with translation MPTIQQLIRKPRQPKVKRSKSQHLEQCPQKRGVCTRVYTSTPKKPNSAMRKVAKVRLTNGYEVISYIPGEKHNLQEHSVVLIRGGRVKDLPGVRYHILRGVLDTQGVKDRKQRRSKYGAKRPK, from the coding sequence ATGCCAACGATCCAACAGCTGATCCGCAAGCCGCGGCAGCCTAAAGTCAAGCGCTCCAAGTCGCAGCATCTGGAGCAATGCCCCCAGAAACGCGGCGTGTGCACGCGCGTCTATACCTCAACACCTAAGAAGCCGAACTCGGCCATGCGGAAGGTTGCCAAAGTGCGCCTGACGAACGGATATGAGGTCATCAGCTATATCCCGGGTGAAAAGCACAACCTGCAAGAGCACTCGGTCGTGCTGATCCGTGGCGGTCGCGTAAAAGACCTTCCCGGTGTGCGCTATCACATCCTGCGTGGTGTTCTGGATACTCAGGGCGTCAAGGATCGTAAGCAGCGTCGTTCGAAATACGGCGCGAAGCGTCCGAAGTAA
- a CDS encoding glycosyltransferase, with the protein MPPDFSTQVIVVIRFSYVALAGFRLSKDGEHDVRKQLYAPDRLERRFRLFEALTLPSLLAQTDQDFTTAIVIGDDFPRDWRQRLEAKIRPLAGGRIIALHPLNNFKSTKKALDICTHPSASHVVSMRLDDDDAISSDCIAETKRIAAPLMQISGPENPAIIAFNNGLFLELGAGGTTLYGVHEKTPLGIGMSMVAPRGARPTVFSMDHRMVHTRWNCFTDGVTPRFIRTVHRDNDSTGFMSGTRVDLSDEELDAILAQSFPFSRQMLMTLGG; encoded by the coding sequence ATGCCCCCTGATTTTTCGACCCAAGTGATTGTAGTGATCCGCTTTTCCTATGTGGCACTGGCGGGGTTCCGCCTTAGCAAAGATGGGGAACATGATGTCCGAAAGCAACTATATGCGCCGGATCGGCTGGAACGACGGTTTCGCCTGTTCGAAGCCCTGACCCTGCCGTCGCTTTTGGCGCAAACCGATCAGGACTTCACCACAGCCATTGTCATTGGCGACGATTTCCCGCGTGACTGGCGCCAGCGCCTTGAAGCGAAAATACGCCCTTTGGCCGGTGGCCGGATCATCGCGCTGCATCCATTGAATAATTTCAAGTCGACCAAGAAGGCCTTGGATATTTGCACGCACCCTTCTGCATCGCATGTGGTGTCCATGCGGCTGGATGATGATGATGCGATCAGCAGCGATTGCATTGCCGAAACCAAGCGGATTGCTGCGCCATTGATGCAAATATCCGGCCCTGAAAACCCTGCAATCATTGCGTTCAACAACGGGCTGTTTCTGGAACTGGGGGCAGGGGGCACCACGCTTTACGGTGTGCATGAAAAGACCCCGTTGGGAATTGGCATGTCCATGGTCGCACCGCGTGGCGCAAGGCCCACAGTCTTTTCGATGGACCACCGCATGGTTCACACGCGCTGGAACTGCTTTACCGATGGCGTCACGCCGCGCTTTATTCGCACCGTCCATCGCGACAATGATTCCACGGGCTTTATGTCGGGCACGCGGGTTGACCTGTCCGATGAAGAGCTGGACGCAATTCTTGCACAAAGTTTTCCGTTTTCACGACAGATGCTGATGACGCTTGGCGGGTGA
- the rpsJ gene encoding 30S ribosomal protein S10, which produces MQGQNIRIRLKAFDYRVLDASTQEIVNTAKRTGAQVRGPIPLPNKIEKFTVLRGPHIDKKSRDQWEIRTHKRLLDIVDPTPQTVDALMKLDLAAGVDVEIKV; this is translated from the coding sequence ATGCAAGGTCAGAATATCCGCATCCGGCTTAAGGCATTCGATTACCGTGTACTGGACGCCAGCACACAGGAAATCGTCAACACTGCCAAGCGCACGGGCGCACAGGTTCGCGGTCCGATTCCGCTGCCAAACAAGATTGAAAAGTTTACGGTTCTTCGTGGTCCGCATATCGACAAGAAGTCGCGCGACCAGTGGGAGATCCGCACTCATAAACGTTTGCTCGACATCGTCGATCCGACCCCGCAGACCGTTGACGCGCTGATGAAGCTCGATCTCGCTGCAGGTGTCGATGTCGAGATCAAAGTGTAA
- the rpoC gene encoding DNA-directed RNA polymerase subunit beta', which produces MNQELTTNPFNPLAQTKTFDQIRVSLASPERILSWSYGEIKKPETINYRTFKPERDGLFCARIFGPIKDYECLCGKYKRMKYRGVVCEKCGVEVTLQKVRRERMGHIELAAPVAHIWFLKSLPSRIGLMLDMTLRDLERILYFENYVVIEPGLTDLSYGQLMTEEEFLDAQDQYGADAFTANIGAEAIREMLANIDLEDEALRLREELKEAKGELKPKKIIKRLKVVEHFIESGNRPEWMVLTVLPVIPPELRPLVPLDGGRFATSDLNDLYRRVINRNNRLKRLIELRAPDIIVRNEKRMLQEAVDALFDNGRRGRVITGNNKRPLKSLSDMLKGKQGRFRQNLLGKRVDFSGRSVIVTGPELKLHQCGLPKKMALELFKPFIYSRLEAKGLSSTVKQAKKLVEKERPEVWDILDEVIREHPVLLNRAPTLHRLGIQAFEPILIEGKAIQLHPLVCSAFNADFDGDQMAVHVPLSLEAQLEARVLMMSTNNVLSPANGAPIIVPSQDMVLGLYYVSMMREGMKGEGMIFSSIEEVEHAIAADEVHLHAKIQCRVMQIDEDGNEVSRRYETTPGRLRLGALLPLNAKAPFELVNRLLRKKDVQNVIDNVYRYCGQKESVIFCDQIMSLGFREAFRAGISFGKDDMLIPETKWTLVNETRDQVGSFEQQYLDGLITQGEKYNKVVDAWSKCSDAVANEMMAEISAVLRDAEGRELEPNSVYMMSHSGARGSPAQMKQLGGMRGLMAKPSGEIIETPIISNFKEGLTVLEYFNSTHGARKGLADTALKTANSGYLTRRLVDVAQDCIVRSDDCGTELFITAQAAVNDGEVVSSLAERVLGRVAAEDVIDPASGEVLVAKNALIDERDADVIEGAGVATVKIRSPLTCEADEGVCAKCYGRDLARGTLVNKGEAVGIIAAQSIGEPGTQLTMRTFHIGGIAQGGSQSFQETNAAGRIELRNIQTIENAAGELIVTGRSMQIAIIDENNVERAVFKPGYGSKLFVKDGEQVERGAKLFEWDPYTLPIIAETNGKTRFVDLIAGLSVRDETDDATGMTQKIVTDWRSVPKGGDLKPEVILMDPETGDPVRNEHGNPVTYPMSVDAILSIEDGQDILIGDVVARIPREGAKTKDITGGLPRVAELFEARRPKDHAIICELDGYVRFAKDYKNKRRIRIEPADDTLEAAEYLVPKGKHIPVQEGDFVQRGDYIMDGNPAPHDILRILGIEALANYLIDEVQDVYRLQGVKINDKHIEVIVRQMLQKWEILDSGETTLLKGEHVDKIEFEEANAKAMSHGMEPARGEPILLGITKASLQTRSFISAASFQETTRVLTEASVQGKRDHLVGLKENVIVGRLIPAGTGGVVNQVRNIAGERDRKVLEARRAEAEAAAALAAPEPVERSEADIVFGKRDD; this is translated from the coding sequence CGCGCATATCTGGTTTCTGAAATCGCTTCCGTCACGGATCGGCCTGATGCTGGACATGACGCTGCGCGATCTGGAACGCATTCTGTATTTCGAAAACTATGTCGTTATCGAACCGGGCCTGACCGATCTGTCCTATGGCCAGTTGATGACCGAAGAAGAGTTTCTGGATGCACAGGACCAATATGGTGCGGACGCCTTCACCGCCAATATCGGTGCCGAAGCCATCCGCGAAATGCTGGCCAATATCGACCTTGAAGATGAAGCCCTGCGCCTGCGCGAAGAGCTGAAAGAAGCCAAGGGCGAGTTGAAGCCCAAAAAGATCATCAAGCGGCTGAAAGTGGTGGAGCATTTCATCGAATCCGGCAACCGCCCGGAATGGATGGTGCTGACCGTGCTGCCCGTCATCCCGCCAGAGTTGCGCCCGCTGGTGCCGCTGGATGGTGGCCGGTTCGCGACATCGGACCTGAATGACCTGTATCGCCGCGTCATCAACCGCAACAACCGCCTGAAGCGCCTGATCGAACTGCGTGCACCCGATATCATCGTGCGTAATGAGAAGCGCATGTTGCAAGAAGCGGTCGATGCACTGTTTGACAATGGCCGCCGTGGCCGCGTGATCACGGGCAACAACAAACGCCCGCTGAAGTCGCTGTCGGACATGCTGAAAGGCAAGCAGGGCCGTTTCCGCCAGAACCTTTTGGGTAAGCGCGTCGACTTCTCGGGCCGTTCGGTCATTGTGACCGGCCCCGAACTGAAACTGCACCAGTGTGGTCTGCCCAAGAAGATGGCGTTGGAGCTGTTCAAGCCCTTCATCTATTCGCGGCTGGAGGCCAAGGGCCTGTCGAGCACCGTGAAGCAAGCCAAAAAGCTGGTCGAGAAGGAACGCCCTGAAGTCTGGGATATTCTGGATGAAGTCATCCGCGAACACCCCGTTCTGCTGAACCGTGCGCCGACATTGCACCGTCTGGGCATTCAGGCGTTTGAACCGATCCTGATCGAAGGCAAGGCAATCCAGCTGCACCCGCTGGTTTGTTCCGCGTTCAACGCCGATTTTGACGGCGACCAGATGGCGGTGCATGTGCCGCTGTCGCTGGAAGCGCAGCTTGAAGCCCGCGTTCTGATGATGTCGACGAACAACGTTCTGTCGCCTGCCAACGGCGCGCCGATCATCGTTCCGTCGCAGGATATGGTTTTGGGGCTGTATTATGTCTCGATGATGCGCGAAGGCATGAAGGGCGAGGGGATGATCTTCTCCTCAATCGAGGAAGTGGAACATGCGATTGCGGCAGATGAAGTTCATCTGCATGCCAAGATTCAGTGCCGCGTCATGCAGATCGACGAAGATGGCAACGAAGTCTCGCGCCGGTATGAAACCACACCGGGCCGTTTGCGGCTGGGTGCGCTGCTGCCGCTGAATGCGAAAGCGCCGTTTGAACTGGTGAACCGCCTGTTGCGGAAAAAAGACGTTCAGAACGTCATCGACAATGTCTACCGCTATTGCGGCCAGAAAGAGTCAGTCATTTTCTGTGACCAGATCATGTCGCTTGGTTTCCGCGAAGCGTTCCGCGCCGGTATTTCCTTCGGCAAGGATGACATGCTGATCCCGGAAACCAAATGGACGCTGGTGAATGAAACCCGCGATCAGGTTGGCAGTTTCGAGCAGCAATATCTGGACGGGCTGATCACGCAGGGCGAAAAATACAACAAAGTCGTCGATGCATGGTCGAAATGTTCGGACGCTGTCGCGAATGAGATGATGGCCGAAATCTCGGCCGTGCTTCGCGATGCGGAAGGGCGCGAACTGGAACCGAATTCGGTTTACATGATGTCCCATTCCGGGGCGCGTGGCTCGCCCGCCCAGATGAAACAGCTGGGCGGGATGCGCGGTCTGATGGCCAAACCTTCGGGCGAGATCATCGAGACGCCGATCATCTCGAACTTCAAAGAAGGTCTGACCGTGTTGGAGTATTTCAACTCCACCCACGGGGCGCGTAAGGGTCTGGCCGATACGGCGTTGAAAACCGCGAACTCCGGTTATCTGACCCGTCGTCTGGTTGACGTGGCGCAGGATTGCATTGTGCGCAGTGACGATTGCGGCACCGAGTTGTTCATCACGGCGCAGGCTGCGGTGAATGATGGTGAAGTTGTCTCGTCCTTGGCCGAGCGCGTTCTGGGCCGTGTCGCGGCAGAGGATGTTATTGATCCTGCATCCGGCGAAGTTCTGGTTGCCAAGAATGCCCTGATCGACGAACGCGATGCGGACGTGATCGAAGGGGCAGGTGTTGCCACCGTCAAAATCCGCTCGCCCTTGACCTGTGAAGCGGACGAAGGCGTTTGTGCCAAATGCTACGGGCGCGATCTTGCTCGCGGTACATTGGTGAACAAAGGCGAGGCCGTGGGCATCATCGCGGCGCAATCCATCGGCGAGCCGGGCACGCAGCTGACCATGCGGACCTTCCATATCGGGGGTATCGCACAGGGTGGCAGCCAGTCCTTCCAGGAAACAAACGCGGCTGGCCGGATCGAATTGCGCAACATCCAGACCATCGAAAACGCCGCGGGCGAGTTGATTGTCACGGGGCGGTCCATGCAGATCGCCATCATTGACGAAAACAACGTCGAGCGTGCGGTGTTCAAGCCGGGCTACGGTTCCAAACTGTTCGTCAAGGATGGCGAGCAGGTGGAGCGTGGCGCAAAACTGTTCGAATGGGACCCCTACACCCTGCCGATCATTGCGGAAACCAACGGCAAGACCCGCTTCGTCGACCTGATTGCAGGCTTGTCGGTGCGTGACGAAACCGATGACGCAACCGGCATGACCCAGAAGATTGTGACGGACTGGCGGTCGGTGCCGAAAGGTGGCGATCTGAAGCCTGAAGTCATTCTGATGGACCCCGAAACCGGCGATCCCGTGCGCAATGAACATGGCAATCCGGTGACCTATCCGATGTCGGTTGACGCCATTTTGTCCATCGAAGACGGGCAGGACATTCTGATCGGTGACGTTGTTGCGCGTATCCCGCGTGAAGGCGCAAAAACAAAGGACATTACCGGTGGTCTGCCGCGTGTGGCCGAACTGTTTGAAGCGCGTCGTCCCAAGGACCATGCGATCATCTGTGAACTTGACGGGTATGTGCGCTTTGCCAAGGACTACAAGAACAAGCGTCGCATCCGCATTGAACCCGCTGATGACACGCTGGAAGCGGCGGAATATCTTGTCCCCAAAGGCAAGCACATTCCGGTGCAGGAAGGCGACTTTGTCCAGCGCGGTGATTACATCATGGATGGCAACCCTGCCCCCCATGACATTCTGCGCATTCTGGGCATCGAGGCTTTGGCAAACTACCTGATCGACGAAGTGCAGGACGTGTATCGCCTGCAAGGCGTGAAGATCAACGACAAGCATATCGAGGTGATCGTGCGGCAGATGCTGCAAAAATGGGAGATCCTTGACAGTGGCGAAACCACGCTGCTGAAAGGCGAGCATGTCGACAAGATCGAGTTTGAAGAAGCCAATGCCAAGGCCATGTCGCACGGGATGGAACCGGCCAGGGGCGAGCCGATCTTGCTGGGCATCACCAAAGCCAGCTTGCAGACGCGCAGCTTCATTTCGGCAGCCAGTTTCCAGGAAACCACCCGCGTGCTGACCGAAGCTTCGGTGCAGGGCAAGCGTGACCACCTTGTTGGCCTGAAGGAAAACGTGATTGTTGGCCGCCTTATCCCGGCGGGCACCGGTGGCGTTGTCAATCAGGTGCGCAACATTGCCGGCGAGCGTGACCGCAAGGTTCTGGAAGCCCGCCGCGCCGAAGCAGAGGCAGCCGCCGCCCTGGCCGCCCCTGAACCTGTGGAGCGTTCGGAAGCGGACATTGTTTTCGGAAAACGCGACGACTGA
- the fusA gene encoding elongation factor G, whose product MAREYPLERYRNFGIMAHIDAGKTTTTERILFYTGKSHKIGEVHDGAAAMDWMEQEQERGITITSAATTTFWEKTIDGTTPLSEKHRFNIIDTPGHVDFTIEVERSLAVLDGAICLLDGNAGVEPQTETVWRQADRYKVPRIVFVNKMDKIGADFFNCVKMIKDRTGATALPVQLPIGAEDQLEGIIDLLTMEEWTWKGEDLGASWTRQPVRDELKDLAEEWRANLIETVVDQDDEVMEAYLEGNEPDQETLRRLIRKGTLALDFVPVCTGSAFKNKGVQPLLNAVIDYLPGPLDVPAYMGFDPKDETETRNIARSAKDDDPFAALAFKIMNDPFVGSLTFTRVYSGVISKGDQILNATKGKKERVGRMMMMHSNAREEIDWAAAGDIIALAGLKETTTGDTLCNAQSPVVLETMTFPDPVIEIAVEPKTKNDQEKMSQGLARLAAEDPSFRVETDHESGQTIMKGMGELHLDILVDRLKREFKVEANIGAPQVAYRETISHKIEHTYTHKKQSGGSGQFAEVKLEITPTEPGEGYSFESRVVGGTVPKEYIPGVEKGVGSVMDSGPLAGFPVIDFKVALLDGKYHDVDSSVMAFEIAARMCMREGLKKAGAKLLEPMMKVEVVTPEEYTGSIIGDLTSRRGQVTGQDQRGNAIAIDAFVPLANMFGYINNLRSMSSGRANFTMQFDHYEPVPQNVSDEIQKKYA is encoded by the coding sequence ATGGCACGCGAATACCCCCTTGAGCGCTACCGCAACTTCGGGATCATGGCGCATATCGACGCTGGCAAGACCACGACGACGGAGCGGATTCTGTTTTATACCGGCAAGTCGCACAAGATCGGCGAAGTTCATGATGGCGCGGCCGCCATGGACTGGATGGAGCAAGAGCAAGAGCGTGGGATTACCATCACCTCTGCTGCGACCACCACGTTCTGGGAAAAAACCATCGACGGAACGACGCCCCTCAGCGAAAAGCACCGTTTCAACATCATCGACACCCCCGGCCACGTTGACTTCACCATCGAAGTCGAGCGTTCGCTGGCCGTGCTTGACGGTGCGATCTGTCTTCTGGACGGTAACGCCGGTGTTGAACCCCAGACCGAAACCGTGTGGCGTCAGGCTGACCGCTACAAGGTTCCGCGCATCGTGTTCGTCAACAAGATGGACAAGATCGGCGCTGACTTCTTTAACTGCGTGAAGATGATCAAGGACCGCACCGGTGCAACCGCGTTGCCCGTGCAGCTTCCAATCGGTGCCGAAGACCAGCTTGAAGGCATCATCGATCTGCTGACCATGGAAGAATGGACATGGAAAGGCGAGGATCTTGGCGCAAGCTGGACCCGTCAGCCCGTCCGTGACGAGTTGAAAGATCTGGCAGAAGAATGGCGCGCCAATCTGATCGAAACAGTTGTCGATCAGGATGATGAAGTCATGGAAGCGTATCTTGAAGGCAACGAGCCGGATCAGGAAACGCTGCGCCGCCTTATCCGCAAGGGAACGCTGGCACTGGATTTCGTTCCCGTGTGCACCGGTTCTGCGTTCAAGAACAAGGGCGTCCAGCCGCTGCTGAACGCGGTTATCGATTATCTGCCCGGTCCTTTGGACGTGCCCGCCTATATGGGTTTTGACCCCAAGGACGAAACCGAAACGCGCAATATCGCACGTTCGGCCAAGGATGATGACCCCTTTGCAGCGCTGGCGTTCAAAATCATGAACGACCCGTTCGTAGGCTCGCTGACCTTCACCCGCGTCTATTCCGGTGTGATTTCCAAGGGCGATCAGATCCTGAACGCAACCAAGGGCAAGAAAGAGCGCGTCGGTCGTATGATGATGATGCACTCCAACGCGCGCGAAGAAATCGATTGGGCGGCTGCGGGCGATATTATCGCGCTGGCAGGTCTGAAAGAAACCACCACAGGCGACACATTGTGCAATGCGCAATCGCCGGTGGTTCTGGAAACGATGACCTTCCCCGATCCCGTGATCGAGATCGCGGTTGAGCCGAAAACCAAAAATGACCAGGAAAAGATGAGCCAGGGTCTGGCACGTCTTGCCGCAGAAGACCCCTCTTTCCGGGTGGAAACCGACCATGAGTCCGGTCAGACCATCATGAAGGGCATGGGCGAGCTGCATCTGGACATTCTGGTTGACCGTCTGAAGCGCGAATTCAAGGTTGAAGCGAATATCGGTGCGCCGCAAGTGGCTTACCGTGAAACGATCAGCCACAAGATCGAGCATACCTATACCCACAAAAAACAATCTGGTGGGTCGGGTCAGTTCGCAGAGGTGAAGTTGGAAATTACCCCGACCGAACCCGGCGAAGGTTACAGCTTCGAGTCGCGCGTTGTTGGCGGTACGGTTCCGAAGGAATATATCCCGGGCGTCGAAAAAGGTGTCGGAAGCGTTATGGATTCCGGTCCCTTGGCTGGCTTCCCTGTGATCGATTTCAAGGTCGCGCTGCTGGATGGCAAGTATCACGACGTTGACTCCTCGGTCATGGCATTCGAGATCGCTGCACGGATGTGCATGCGCGAAGGTCTGAAAAAAGCGGGCGCCAAACTGCTTGAGCCGATGATGAAAGTCGAAGTGGTCACGCCGGAAGAATACACCGGTTCGATCATTGGTGACCTGACATCGCGTCGCGGGCAGGTGACCGGGCAGGACCAGCGCGGCAATGCAATCGCAATCGATGCATTCGTTCCGCTGGCCAACATGTTCGGCTACATCAACAACCTGCGCTCGATGTCATCGGGACGTGCGAACTTCACCATGCAGTTCGACCATTACGAACCCGTTCCGCAGAATGTCTCGGACGAGATCCAGAAGAAATACGCCTGA
- a CDS encoding DMT family transporter, translated as MMKDDNTRAALFMLVGSSAFAVNDTFLKLLGAELSALQILAMRGAIVTALFGVLVWRSRVTFAQLNPRDRRLLLVRSAAEAMAAYFFFNALFNMPLANVTAILQVVPLAVALAAWMFLREPLGWRRLSAILVGFCGVLLIVRPGGADFGLPSVFALLTVVMVTIRDLSTRVMARNVPSSLVACTTALGVTVFGLVGAVTETWVVPSPVAWGWLAGTVVFSFIGYYLIVLAMRTGELTFVAPFRYAGLLSALMLGWLVLDEWPDSLTFVGGAVVVITGIYTLYRERRHKQRMAAASLTSGG; from the coding sequence ATGATGAAAGACGACAACACGCGCGCGGCCCTGTTCATGCTGGTGGGATCAAGCGCATTCGCGGTGAATGACACCTTTCTGAAATTGCTGGGCGCGGAACTCAGCGCGTTACAGATACTGGCCATGCGCGGGGCAATCGTCACGGCCTTGTTCGGGGTGCTGGTCTGGCGCAGTCGTGTAACTTTCGCGCAGTTGAACCCGCGCGACAGGCGGCTGTTGCTTGTGCGTTCCGCAGCCGAGGCGATGGCAGCGTATTTCTTCTTCAACGCGTTGTTCAACATGCCACTGGCCAATGTAACCGCCATCCTTCAGGTGGTGCCGCTTGCTGTTGCACTGGCGGCATGGATGTTTCTGCGCGAACCACTGGGGTGGCGCAGGTTAAGTGCGATTCTGGTGGGGTTTTGCGGGGTGTTGCTTATCGTTCGGCCGGGTGGCGCGGATTTCGGGCTTCCCTCGGTCTTTGCGTTGTTGACGGTTGTTATGGTCACAATCCGCGATTTGTCGACGCGGGTTATGGCCAGGAACGTCCCGTCGTCGCTTGTGGCCTGCACAACTGCGCTTGGTGTAACGGTATTCGGTCTTGTTGGTGCGGTTACGGAAACATGGGTTGTGCCCAGCCCCGTTGCATGGGGTTGGCTGGCGGGCACAGTGGTGTTTTCGTTCATTGGCTATTATCTGATTGTTCTGGCCATGCGCACGGGTGAACTGACCTTTGTTGCGCCCTTTCGATATGCGGGCCTTCTGTCTGCGCTGATGCTGGGGTGGCTGGTTCTGGATGAATGGCCCGACAGCCTGACATTTGTCGGCGGCGCGGTTGTTGTTATCACGGGCATCTATACATTGTACCGCGAACGGCGGCATAAACAGCGAATGGCAGCGGCATCCCTGACATCTGGCGGGTAG
- the tuf gene encoding elongation factor Tu, protein MAKQKFERNKPHVNIGTIGHVDHGKTTLTAAITKYFGDFRAYDQIDGAPEEKARGITISTAHVEYETDARHYAHVDCPGHADYVKNMITGAAQMDGAILVVNAADGPMPQTREHILLGRQVGIPFMVVYMNKVDQVDDEELLELVEMEIRELLTSYDYPGDDIPIIKGSALAAMEGRDPEIGENSIRALLAAVDEYIPTPERAVDQPFLMPIEDVFSISGRGTVVTGRVERGVINVGDSIEIVGIRDTKTTTCTGVEMFRKLLDRGEAGDNIGALLRGIGREDVERGQVLCKPKSVQPHTKFEAEAYILTKEEGGRHTPFFANYRPQFYFRTTDVTGMVQLPEGTEMVMPGDNLKFTVELIAPIAMEEKLRFAIREGGRTVGAGVVAKIIE, encoded by the coding sequence ATGGCAAAGCAAAAGTTTGAACGCAATAAACCGCATGTGAACATCGGCACGATTGGCCATGTTGACCACGGCAAGACGACGCTGACGGCTGCGATCACCAAGTATTTCGGTGACTTCCGCGCCTATGACCAGATTGATGGTGCGCCTGAAGAGAAAGCCCGCGGGATCACGATTTCGACCGCGCATGTCGAATATGAAACCGATGCGCGCCACTATGCGCATGTCGATTGCCCCGGCCACGCTGACTATGTGAAAAACATGATCACGGGTGCGGCGCAGATGGACGGTGCTATTTTGGTTGTGAACGCAGCTGACGGCCCCATGCCGCAAACGCGCGAGCACATTCTGCTGGGCCGTCAGGTTGGCATTCCGTTCATGGTTGTCTACATGAACAAGGTCGATCAGGTCGATGACGAGGAATTGCTGGAACTGGTCGAGATGGAGATCCGCGAACTGCTGACCTCTTACGACTATCCGGGCGACGATATCCCCATCATCAAAGGCTCTGCTCTGGCTGCGATGGAAGGCCGTGATCCTGAAATCGGCGAGAATTCGATCCGTGCGCTGCTGGCCGCGGTTGACGAATACATCCCCACCCCCGAGCGTGCGGTTGACCAGCCCTTCCTGATGCCGATCGAGGATGTGTTCTCGATTTCCGGTCGTGGCACGGTTGTGACCGGCCGTGTGGAACGTGGTGTGATCAATGTTGGCGATTCGATTGAAATCGTTGGTATCCGCGACACCAAAACCACGACCTGCACAGGCGTGGAAATGTTCCGCAAGCTGCTGGATCGCGGGGAAGCGGGCGACAATATCGGCGCGCTGCTGCGTGGGATTGGCCGCGAAGACGTGGAGCGTGGTCAGGTTCTGTGCAAACCGAAATCGGTTCAGCCACACACCAAGTTCGAAGCCGAAGCCTATATCCTGACCAAGGAAGAAGGCGGTCGTCACACGCCGTTCTTTGCGAACTACCGTCCGCAATTCTACTTCCGCACCACGGATGTGACCGGCATGGTCCAACTGCCTGAAGGCACGGAAATGGTGATGCCGGGCGACAACCTGAAATTCACGGTTGAACTGATCGCGCCCATCGCCATGGAAGAGAAACTGCGCTTCGCCATCCGTGAAGGCGGCCGCACCGTCGGCGCCGGCGTCGTTGCAAAAATCATCGAGTAA
- the rpsG gene encoding 30S ribosomal protein S7 — translation MSRRHAAEKREILPDAKFGDKVLSKFMNNLMIDGKKSVAESIVYNAMDRVEGKLKRAPIEVFHEALENIKPSVEVRSRRVGGATYQVPVEVRPERREALAIRWLIKAARTRNENTMEERLAGELVDAVNSRGSAVKKREDTHKMADANKAFSHYRW, via the coding sequence ATGTCTCGTCGTCACGCCGCTGAAAAGCGCGAAATCCTGCCCGACGCCAAGTTCGGGGATAAGGTTCTGTCGAAATTCATGAATAACCTCATGATCGACGGTAAGAAATCGGTTGCAGAATCAATTGTTTACAACGCGATGGATCGCGTTGAAGGCAAGCTGAAACGCGCACCTATCGAAGTGTTTCACGAAGCGCTCGAAAACATCAAACCCTCGGTCGAGGTTCGTTCTCGTCGTGTTGGGGGTGCAACCTATCAGGTGCCGGTCGAAGTTCGCCCCGAGCGCCGCGAGGCGCTGGCGATTCGCTGGCTGATCAAGGCTGCACGCACCCGCAATGAAAACACGATGGAAGAGCGTTTGGCAGGCGAGCTGGTTGACGCAGTCAACTCGCGCGGTTCTGCCGTCAAGAAGCGTGAAGATACCCACAAAATGGCCGATGCCAACAAGGCATTCAGCCACTATCGTTGGTAA